A genome region from Arachidicoccus soli includes the following:
- a CDS encoding porin, producing the protein MKQIKITTWVMISSQLFISLFACGQTKNNSSLSFSGYVEVYYTYNINNSSSHTDPGFIYSFNKMNEFALNLGYIKASYQGQEVRANFAIAAGTYMNANYAGENGTLKNIYEEDAGVKISRKKELWIDVGILPSHIGYASAVGMDCWALTRSIQADNSPFFETGARISYTSNNKRWYMAALLLNGWQRIEMNEGNTIPSFGHQLTFKPNDKLTLNSSSFIGNDNTDSARKWRFFHDLYMQYQITKQFGLIAAFDIGAEQKAKESRSYNCWYSPVIIGKLALSNKSSFTMRAEYYRDKNGVIINEVMPNGFQTFGYSINFDLKMKDNILWRIEAKDLSSKDMIFIDHATPKRNDLLFTTSLAVEF; encoded by the coding sequence ATGAAACAAATAAAAATAACCACCTGGGTAATGATCAGTAGTCAGTTATTCATCAGTCTTTTTGCCTGCGGGCAAACAAAAAACAATTCATCCTTATCTTTTAGCGGCTATGTTGAAGTTTATTATACTTATAATATTAATAACTCCTCGAGCCATACAGATCCTGGATTTATCTATTCTTTTAACAAGATGAATGAATTTGCGTTAAACCTGGGCTATATCAAGGCTTCTTATCAGGGGCAAGAAGTCCGTGCCAATTTCGCAATAGCAGCAGGTACGTATATGAATGCCAACTATGCAGGGGAAAATGGAACATTGAAAAATATTTATGAAGAGGATGCAGGCGTAAAAATTTCCAGGAAAAAAGAACTGTGGATTGACGTCGGCATCCTGCCTTCCCACATTGGGTACGCAAGCGCAGTAGGAATGGACTGCTGGGCGCTCACACGCAGTATTCAGGCAGACAACTCGCCCTTTTTTGAGACCGGTGCGAGGATCTCTTATACTTCCAATAATAAACGATGGTATATGGCTGCATTATTATTAAACGGATGGCAGAGAATTGAAATGAATGAAGGCAATACTATTCCTTCATTCGGTCATCAGCTTACTTTTAAACCGAATGATAAGCTGACTTTAAACAGCAGCTCTTTTATTGGCAATGATAACACTGATAGTGCACGCAAATGGCGTTTCTTTCATGATTTGTATATGCAATATCAAATCACCAAACAATTTGGTCTTATCGCCGCATTTGACATCGGTGCGGAGCAAAAAGCTAAAGAAAGCAGAAGCTACAATTGCTGGTATTCACCTGTTATTATCGGAAAGCTGGCACTCAGCAATAAATCTTCTTTTACTATGCGCGCAGAATATTATCGTGACAAAAACGGCGTAATTATTAATGAGGTAATGCCAAATGGATTTCAGACCTTTGGCTATTCTATCAATTTTGATCTGAAAATGAAAGACAATATCCTCTGGCGTATCGAGGCAAAAGATTTATCAAGTAAGGATATGATATTTATTGATCATGCAACACCTAAGAGAAATGATTTGCTTTTTACAACATCTTTAGCAGTTGAATTTTAA
- a CDS encoding sensor protein KdpD, protein MKDTKKSAQEFLALIQKSRRGKFKVYIGMSAGVGKSYRMLQEAQSLLRTGVDVKIGFIETHGRKETHELLDGLPVIPIRKIFYKGKELEEMDLSAIINLRPEIVIVDELAHTNIEGSKNSKRWQDVMDILDAGISVISAVNIQHIESLNDDVKSITGIEVKERIPDAIIAQADEVVNIDLTADELIARLKEGKIYHPDKIETALKNFFQSEHILQLRELALKEVASQVERKVEAEVTKTNTGQRERFLACISSNETTAKVVIRKTSRLANYYNSKWYVLYVQTQKESLEKIPLDKQRFLINNFKLATELGAEIIKIENNNIVKSILQQAEERKVTTICMGKPHFSILKIILATNVFNELLRKLTSSNIDLVILS, encoded by the coding sequence ATGAAAGATACAAAGAAATCGGCACAAGAATTTTTAGCCTTGATTCAAAAATCCCGGCGTGGGAAATTCAAGGTCTATATTGGCATGAGTGCCGGTGTTGGCAAGAGCTATCGTATGTTACAGGAGGCACAATCCCTGCTAAGAACCGGCGTCGATGTAAAAATTGGTTTTATTGAAACACATGGCAGAAAAGAAACGCATGAATTATTAGATGGGCTTCCGGTGATCCCTATTCGGAAAATCTTTTATAAAGGGAAAGAACTGGAAGAAATGGATCTGTCTGCCATAATTAATCTTCGTCCTGAAATTGTGATTGTGGATGAACTCGCGCATACAAATATCGAAGGGAGTAAAAACAGTAAACGCTGGCAGGATGTCATGGATATTCTTGATGCAGGTATCAGTGTGATTTCAGCAGTGAATATCCAGCATATCGAAAGTCTGAATGATGATGTAAAAAGCATTACAGGCATTGAAGTAAAGGAACGCATCCCCGATGCTATAATTGCCCAGGCAGATGAAGTGGTCAATATTGACCTTACTGCCGACGAATTAATCGCAAGGCTTAAAGAAGGAAAGATCTATCATCCTGATAAAATTGAGACGGCCTTAAAAAATTTTTTCCAATCTGAACATATCTTACAGCTGCGCGAACTTGCTTTAAAAGAAGTGGCATCACAAGTAGAACGCAAGGTAGAAGCAGAAGTAACAAAAACGAATACCGGGCAGCGTGAACGTTTCTTGGCCTGCATCAGCAGTAATGAAACAACAGCTAAAGTCGTCATTCGCAAAACATCCAGGCTCGCGAATTATTATAATAGTAAATGGTACGTTTTATATGTGCAGACACAGAAAGAAAGCTTGGAGAAAATTCCATTAGACAAACAACGATTTTTAATTAACAATTTTAAATTGGCAACAGAGCTAGGAGCCGAGATTATTAAGATCGAAAATAATAATATCGTAAAATCTATTTTACAACAAGCCGAAGAAAGAAAAGTGACGACTATTTGCATGGGGAAACCTCATTTCAGTATCCTAAAAATAATTCTTGCTACCAACGTGTTTAATGAATTGCTGAGAAAATTGACCAGTAGCAATATTGATTTAGTAATTTTATCCTGA
- a CDS encoding HAMP domain-containing sensor histidine kinase, which yields MKIKAKLVSGIGLLFVMVTLLTAIGSIFISKLSSDTKKILVANYNTIAYSRNMLNALNNGIGLPKQTQFFEENLNKQQQNITEAGEQQLTFNLTSDFSALKNTTDSASSLKILRTDISDIMLLNMKAIQRKSNIAQQTSENAIFWVEVIGALCFLISFTLLFNLPNNIANPIKALTNSIKQIAAQNYSQRLHFESHDEFGELAMSFNSMAEKLEEYRTGNLEKLLNEKKRIDTLINNMREPVIGLDAENKVLFFNDNALKITGLKLEDVLGKSIQTIAVYNDLIRNLIQELFVLGKEKIQPKRPPMKIFADNKESYFEQEIIPIKIIPTGEKEEIEIGNVILLKNITEYKELDFAKTNFIATVSHEFKTPISSIKMSLQLLENEHIGALNEEQKNLVESIKDDSNRLLKITSELLNVTQVESGSVQLNMRAVNVSEIMDYALNANKNAAEQKNIHLQVNLPTQPLYIFADKEKTAWVLNNIISNAIRYSYDHSIITITVSAKNNQVIFSVTDSGQGISPEYIPKIFDRYFRIPNTKKEGTGLGLSISKEFMEAQKGSIDVESEYGKGSCFSIKLPIAPH from the coding sequence ATGAAAATAAAGGCGAAACTTGTATCGGGCATAGGTTTACTATTTGTGATGGTAACATTGCTTACCGCCATTGGCTCTATATTTATCAGTAAGCTTTCTAGCGATACTAAAAAGATTCTAGTGGCGAATTACAATACAATTGCCTATTCGCGCAATATGTTAAATGCCTTAAATAATGGTATTGGACTACCCAAACAAACACAGTTTTTTGAAGAAAATCTCAATAAGCAACAACAGAACATAACCGAAGCCGGAGAACAACAATTAACATTCAATTTAACGAGTGATTTTAGTGCGTTGAAAAACACAACGGATAGCGCTTCTTCATTAAAAATACTAAGGACAGATATTTCAGATATCATGTTACTTAATATGAAAGCCATTCAACGCAAGAGTAACATCGCACAACAGACCTCGGAGAATGCAATATTCTGGGTAGAAGTTATTGGTGCGCTTTGCTTTCTGATTAGTTTTACCTTATTATTCAATCTTCCGAATAATATCGCTAACCCTATTAAAGCACTTACCAATAGTATCAAACAAATTGCAGCACAGAACTATTCTCAAAGATTGCATTTTGAAAGCCACGATGAATTCGGGGAGCTGGCCATGTCCTTTAACTCTATGGCCGAAAAACTAGAAGAGTATCGTACCGGCAATCTTGAAAAACTATTAAACGAAAAAAAACGTATTGATACGCTTATTAACAATATGCGTGAACCTGTAATTGGTCTGGACGCAGAGAACAAAGTACTGTTTTTTAATGACAATGCATTAAAAATTACAGGCTTGAAATTGGAAGATGTATTGGGAAAATCTATTCAAACTATTGCCGTTTATAATGATCTGATCCGGAATCTTATTCAAGAATTATTTGTTCTAGGTAAAGAAAAAATACAACCCAAAAGGCCTCCAATGAAAATTTTTGCCGACAATAAAGAAAGCTATTTTGAACAAGAAATTATTCCAATAAAAATTATCCCTACTGGAGAAAAAGAAGAAATAGAAATAGGGAATGTAATTTTATTGAAAAACATCACGGAATATAAAGAGCTTGACTTTGCGAAAACAAATTTTATCGCCACTGTTTCTCATGAATTTAAAACGCCCATCTCTTCCATTAAAATGAGTTTACAACTTTTGGAGAACGAGCATATTGGCGCATTAAATGAAGAGCAGAAAAATTTAGTCGAGAGTATCAAAGACGACAGTAACAGGCTTTTAAAAATCACCAGTGAATTACTGAATGTCACTCAGGTAGAAAGCGGCAGTGTTCAATTGAATATGCGGGCAGTCAATGTTTCAGAAATTATGGATTACGCATTAAATGCCAATAAAAATGCGGCAGAGCAAAAAAATATTCATTTACAGGTCAATTTACCCACTCAACCTTTATATATATTTGCAGATAAAGAAAAAACTGCCTGGGTTTTAAATAATATCATCTCCAATGCGATAAGATATTCTTATGATCACTCCATAATAACAATTACGGTTTCTGCTAAAAATAACCAAGTTATATTTTCAGTAACAGATTCTGGCCAGGGCATATCACCGGAATATATCCCCAAAATTTTCGATCGTTATTTCAGGAT